ACAGCGACAAGATTCGCCTGCGCTACCAATCGCTCAACCGTCCGTCGCAGGTCCGTCAGTTGACCCTGGCCAGCGGCGAGCAATTGGTGCTCAAAGAAACCCCGGTGCTCGGTCCGTTCGACCCCGAGGCCTACGTCAGCAAACGTTTATGGGCGACGGCAGCCGATGGTACGCAAGTGCCGATCAGCCTGGTTGTCAAACGCGAATTACTCGATCAGGCGACGCCGCTGTACCTTTACGGGTATGGCGCATACGGCGAAAGCCTTGATCCGTGGTTTTCTCATTCACGCTTGAGCCTGCTGGATCGTGGCATCGCGTTTGCCATCGCGCATGTGCGTGGCGGTGGCGAGTTAGGCGAAGCGTGGTACCGCAGCGGCAAGCAGGAACACAAACAAAACACCTTCGGCGACTTCATTGCCTGTGCTGAACACCTGATCGACAACGGCCTTACAAGTGCTGAACAATTGATGATTAGCGGTGGCAGCGCCGGCGGGTTGTTGATCGGGGCCGTCCTCAACCAACGCCCTGAATTATTTAAAGCGGCCATCGCGGAAGTACCATTTGTCGATGTGCTCAACACCATGCTGGATCCCGATCTGCCGCTGACCGTTACTGAGTACGACGAATGGGGTAATCCTCAAGATGCAGACGTGTACGCACGCATCAAGGGCTACGCACCGTATGAAAATATCCGCGCTCAATGTTATCCAGCAACCCTAGTGATTGCCGGCTATAACGATAGCCGTGTGCAGTATTGGGAAGCGGCCAAGTGGGTAGCTAAACTGCGTGCAACAAAGACGGATGACAACCTGCTGCTGTTGAAAACGGAGCTGGACGCCGGGCATGGCGGTATGAGCGGGCGCTATCAAGGCCTGCGCGATGTGGCGCTGGAATATGCCTTTTTGTTCAAGGTATTAGGCCGTTTAGAATAGTATTTAAATTCCTGTAAGCGCCTACTCGTTCGCCGCGCGCCAGCGCAGTTTGTCCTTTTCTTCAAAATAAATCTGGGCAAAGACTCGCTGGACAAGATGTTAAATGAAGCTCCGAAGACCGCCGCAAAAATAATCCGTTCGATCGCCGTCGCACTGTCCCGGCGGCTGCGCGTGGCGGACGGGCAATTGGTTTCGCATCAGGAGTGATCGTTAAGGGCTCTTGGGCGGGCCAACTTTTTCCGAGTTGCTGGATACGTCGTCTTGTAGCCCCGGCAAAGGTTGGTCTCTGGGTGGCCCCGGAATATCTATTTTCGGCAACAGCGGTGGATTACCCTCATTACTGCCGGTGCGGGGAACGCTCGGCGGCGCGACTTGCGGATAGGGTGTCGGTGTAGCGGTGCCAGGCGAGCCAAGCTCAGGTACACCAGGGGCTGTTTGCAGATTATCTGCACCAATAGCAGTTACCGAGAGCGTCATCAGGACAATCGCCGTTAGAATAGAACCCTTCATGTATGGCCTCCGATGTCTGCCTTATTTTAGTCCGGCTCAGGCTACTCCTTGCGCGACAAAGTTGCCCTCTGAAATATCACCCTTTCGATGAGTTCTCCATGAAACGTTTCGTTCTACTCGACACCACTCCGATTCCCGATAACGGCGGTGCCTTATGCCTGTTTGAGTACGGCGAGGATTTTGTTATCAAGATTCAGGGCGGCGATGGTGGCCAGTTGATGAACACCCGCATGCACGGCTCTGAGGACGCCCTGGCAGAAATTCCCTGCAAAAAAGTCACGCACCGCGTACTCCCTCGCGTGCTGATCGGCGGCCTAGGCATGGGTTTTACCTTGGCATCCGCGCTTAAGCATTTAGGCAAAAACTCGGAAGTGGTAGTGGCAGAATTGGTTCCGGGCGTGGTCGAGTGGAATCGCGGAGCGCTGGGTGAAAAAGCCGGAAACCCCCTCCTCGACCCTCGGGCAAAAATCGTCATTGAGGATGTTGCACAGGTACTGAAGCGCGAACCCAACGGCTTCGACGCCATCATGCTTGACGTCGATAACGGCCCGGAAGGCCTGACGCAAAAAGCCAACAGCTGGCTGTATTCGTCCGGGGGTCTAAGTGCGTGCGCCCACGCGTTACGTCCCAAAGGGATACTCGCCGTTTGGTCGGCCAGTGCTGATGCGAAGTTTTCCGACAAGCTACGCAAAGCCGGTTTCAAAGCCGAAGAAGTGCAAGTTTTTGCCCATGGGAACAAAGGCACGCGGCACACCATTTGGATTGCGGAAAAACTCAAAGGTTAAACCGCTTGCCTGGTCTACCGGAAAACCGGTATCCCAGGCGTTTAAGCCATCAGTGCAAGGCGCTTTCCCTGCTTTTTGCTACATCCGCCGGCTTGATCTGCGCATCGTTTTGCCCGAAACGGCGCAATACATAAGTGCTGACTGCCGCCAGCTCGACGTCGCTGTAGGCCCGTGCAAAATCCGGCATTTTTTGATCGACAGACGATTTAGTAGGGTTATGCCCGCTTAACAATGTCGCGACCAAGTTAGTGCCAGCAGGGTCATTGACTGTTTTGAGTCCTGACAGGGTTGCGACAGGGGTCTGATTTCCAGTTCCGTCTAAACGGTGGCAAGCCGAGCACGCGTCACTGAAAATCTTCTGGCCCAGACCGTGACTGCTGTCCATCGACGCCGCCTTGATCGCAATCGCTGGACGCGCCACGCCTTCCGCTCTGGCCGTTGTAGATTTGAGGTAAACCGCTATCGCTTTCAAATCCGCTGGGCTCAGGTACTGCAAGCTGTGCTCGACCACATCCGCCATCGGACCTCCTGCACCGCCATAACCAGGTGCATAACCTTGCGCCATGTAGCTGATTAGCGCTTCATTGGGCCAGGCGCCAATACCTCTTTTTACGTCCGAACTGATGTTGTAAGCCTGCCAATTGCCCAGTAGATTGCCGGCCAGCGAGTGGCTGGAACTTACGGCCTGGAACAGATTGCGGGGCGAGTGGCATTCACCGCAGTGTCCCGGTCCTTGGACCAAATAAGCACCGCGATTCCACTCTGCCGATTGTTTGGCATCGGGCGTGAAGCGCTCATTGGCGTTAAACACCATGTTCCAGAAGAACATGCCCCAACGCTGATTGAACGGAAACGACAGGTCGTTTTCCTGAGTCGGTTGATGGACGGGGGCCAAGCTGAACAAGTACGCCTTGATGGCCAAGATATCTTCACGAGGCATCAACGTGTAGGACGTGTATGGGAAAGCCGGATAGTAGTGCTCCCCATCCTTGCCAACGCCCTGCTGTAACGCACTGACGAACTCGTCGTCTGTCCAATTACCAATCCCGGTTTCCTTGTCGGGTGTGATATTGGGTGAGTACAACGTTCCGAAGGGCAATTTAAAACCAAGGCCGCCTGCGAAGGGTTTACCGCCTGGCACCACGTGGCACGCCACACAATCGGCGGCGCGAGTAAGGTATTCGCCTTTGCTGATCAATGCAGAATCGGCAGCGTTGGCAGAAAACGCCAACCCGGCTGCCACGAAAGCAAACGCATAATTAACAACGTTCATGGCAGCTCCTCAGACGGTGAAATAGCCGGCGCGGCTCAAGGGCAAGCGTCGCACTCGAACTTGCGAGGCTGCATACAGCGCGTTCATCAACGCTGGCGCAGCGGGAACGGCGCCCGTTTCACCGACGCCTCCGGGACTTTCGAGGCTTTTTATCAAGCGCACTTGGACCGGTGGCGCGTCGCTAATGCGAATCTGCCGATACTGGTTAAAGTTGTTTTGCACCACCTGCCCCTTTTCAATGAGGATCTCGTTAAACAGTGCCGCCGACAGGCCAAACAAAGTGCCGCCTTCAACTTGGGCCAAGACCGAAGTCGGATTGGTGACAAAGCCACAATCGATGACCGACGTCAGGCGCTTGATCCGAAACCCATGTTCGCCTTGCATTTCAAGCTCCACAACCGTAGCGATGAAGCTGCCAAACACCGCACTGACCGCCACCCCACGCCCTTGTCCGGCGGGCAGCGGGGTCTTCCAGTCGGCGAGTTCGGCTACCTGTTTCAGCACGGCCTGCGCACGCGGCTGGCCTTGCATCAAACCCATTCGATACTCAATTGGGTCAGCCTTGGCGTTATGGGCCAATTCGTCGATAAAGCACTCAACCGCATAGGTGCTACGTAGCGGGCCGACACCCCGCCACCAAGACACCGGAATGGTTTTCGGCTCTTCTTGGATGTAGCGCACCTGCAAATGAGCAAGCTCATAAAGCGGGTCGATAGCGACTTCGACCGCGTCGGCGTCAACCCCACTGGCGGGTAATTTTCCGAGATAAGCGGCGATGACCGAGGCGCCGGCAATGCGATGCTCCCACCCTATGGGGCGCATATCCGATCCCAACGCGGCATTTATGCGGTCAACGTAATGCGGACGATAACGGTCGTGGGTCATGTCCTCTTCACGGCTCCAGATCAACTTGATCGGGTAGCTCAGCTGGCGGGCGATATCTACGGCTTGAAAAATGAAGTCCGATTCCAAACGACGGCCAAACGCACCGCCAATTAACTGGTTGTGGATAATGACTTTTTCAAGTGGCATACCGCTGATCTTGGCAGCACCGGCCTGGGCGAAACCTGGTGCCTGACAACCAACCCACAACTCACATGCATCGGCGCGCACATGGGCGACGCAGGTCATCGGTTCCAACGGCGAATGGGAGAGAAAGGGCTGCTCGTAAACGGCTTCGAAGTGATGAGGCGCAGACTTCAAGGTGCTTTCGATATCGCCTGTGCGCTTGGCAACGACGCCATCCTTCGCGCTGGCGTCAAGCAATGCTTTGTCCAACCGGGCGGAATCGAATGTTGCGTTTTCGCCCAAATCCCAATCGATCACCAGCGCTTTAAGACCTTGTTGGCACGCCCAAAAATTGCTGCCAGTCACCGCAACCGCGTTACTCAGGCGAATTACATCGCGCACACCCGGTACCTTTCGCGCCGCGCTGTCATCGACATTGCGCAGAGTGCCACCAAATACTGGGCAAGTCAGGGTTGAAGCGATAGACATGTCAGGACGTTGCAGGTCGATGGTGAACAGCGCTTTGCCATTGACCTTGTCCGGGGTGTCGACGCGCCGCGCCGGGGTGCCTAACAACTTGAAATCACTGACAGCTTTGAGCGGTACACTCTGCGGCAGCGGCAGTGCGGACGCGGCGTCGACCAAATCGCCATAATCGGCGGCCTGTCCGTTCGGACCCATGACTCGACCGTTTTCGGCGCGGCACAGGCTCGGCGCAACATTCCAGCGCATCGCCGCAGCCTGCACCAGCAAAATACGTGCGCTCGCACCCGCGCGACGCAGAGGCTCCCAAGTGTAGCGGGTTGAGGACGAGCCTCCGGTGGCCTGAAACTGCAAGACCGTGTCGGTGTACAACGCGGCGTCAGGCGGAGCTTCTTCAAGGTCGATTTTGTCCAGCCCAACCTCAAGCTCTTCGGCCACCATCATCGAGATACCGGTATGGATGCCTTGGCCCATCTCGATTTTTGGCGAAATAACGGTAACCCGGCCATCGTGACCAACACGCACGAAAGCGCCGTAGCCTTTGCCCGCGTTATCACCCAGGCGTGCTGCATCGGTGGCCTGAGCGGCAGCACTGCGCGCCATCAACGGCGGCAGCCAAGTGCTGATGACCAGCCCACCCAGCGAGAGCGCACCGCCTTTGAGCAAGCCACGGCGCGAGACCGTCGAGGCAGGTCGATTTACTTTGGACATTATCGATTCCTCAGGCTTGGCTGACGCTTTTAACGGCGGCGAGAATTCGCGTATAGGTCGCGCAGCGGCAAAGATTTCCGGCCATAGCCGTGACAATCTGCTCATCATCTGCGTGAGGGTTGGCTTGCAGTAACGCCACCGCTGACATGATCTGCCCCGATTGGCAATAACCGCACTGAACCACCTCATGCTCGAGCCAGGCTTTTTGTACCTGCTGGCCGACCGGAATCAATTCGACGGCTTCGATGGTGGTCACGGCATGGCCTACCGCAGCACTGACCGGCAATACACATGAGCGTACCGCCCGACCATCAAGGTGAACCGTGCAAACGCCGCATTGGGCAATACCACAACCGTACTTGGTGCCCGTCATCCCTAGCACATCACGCAAAACCCAAAGCAAAGGCATCTGGGCAGGGACGTCCACTTCATGCGGAACCCCGTTAATCGTAAGTGTTTGCATGGCAACCTCTGATCTCAATCGTATGAGCCAAGCTGACTCAGAGCCAAAGTTTGCCATAAACGTATCGGTCGCATAGAGCGAAAATCGCGCGGTGCAGACCTTTGTTAGTTTTCTTAACCCCCAAAACACGACTTTTCAAACACGTGGCCTGGCAGCGTTCATGCCGTAGCTTCACACCTATTATTGCCATGCCGACGCCACGTAGTGATTATCAGCATCAAAACTGGAAGGCTGACTGCGTCGCAAAGCGCTAGACTTAGACCCATTAAAGAACATGCACGCAGGTGCATACTTGAACAGGTGACATCATGAGCACGGCAAACCCACCCTCCCACACCGCCAAACTGGACCGCATTTTGGCCGACGCCCAGCGTGACCGTGAGATGGGTTATCGCGACAAGGCGCTGAAAATGTACCCCCACGTTTGCGGCCGTTGCGCCCGAGAGTTCGCCGGTAAGCGATTGAGCGAATTAACCGTCCATCACCGCGATCATAACCACGACCATAACCCGCAGGACGGCTCCAATTGGGAGCTGTTGTGTTTGTACTGCCACGATAATGAGCACTCACGTTATACCGATCAACAGTACTTCTCGGAAGGCTCGACTAGCAGCCCCAAGATCGCCAAGGCGATGCACAATCCATTTGCCGCCTTGGCTGGATTAATGAAGAAAGACGAATAACCCATCACTCAGCGCCCGGCGTCCTGGTTCCCAATGTGCCGTATAATCGCTGCCCTTCCTTTAAGAGCACCGGCACGTGGCAAATCAACGGTACAGCTGCATCGGTTTATATAACCCCAAGTCGCCGGAGAACGTTGGCTCGGTCATGCGCGCGGCTGGCTGTTATGGCGTAGCGTCAGTGTTTTACACCGGCACCCGTTATGAGCGAGCTCGTGACTTCATCACCGACACCAAGAAAGTCCATCAGGATATTCCGCTGATCGGCATTGATGACTTGAAAAAGATTCTTCCTTTGGGCTGCGTACCTGTGGCCGTGGAACTGGTCGAAGGCGCGCGTTCGCTGCCTGAATACACCCACCCTGACCGTGCTATCTATATCTTCGGCCCGGAAGACGGCTCGCTGGATAAAAGCATCCGTGATTGGTGCGAAGACGTTATTTACGTCCCCACCAACGGCTGTATGAACCTGGCCGCAACGGTCAACGTCGTGCTGTATGACCGTATGGCCAAAGGCAACAACACCCGTTCTGGTCCGAAGTTTGGAACCCGCTTGGCGACCAGTGACGGCGCTTGTGATTGAACAGTTTTGTACGTGGGCAGTCAGCTTAAGTGAACGTACTCATCTCATCACGGAGAACACACATGAGCGATATTCTCGTTGTTGAACCCATAGACTCGACCCCGTTCCAGACCCATCCCCAACAAAACGTCCATGGTTTGGAGCGCGCTGGTTCGTTGGCCGGTGGCATGTTGATGGTCGGCAAAGGTCTGCGCCGTGGCGGCTTTTTTGGCCTGATTGAATTAGCGATTGGCGGAGCAGTACTGGCCCGCGGGATAACCGGTTATTGCGGTGCAAAAAACCTTGTTGAAAAGAATCGCGACGAAATGAACAAGGTCCGTGCGCGTATAGAGCGAGTCGGCGCAGAGTTGGGGCAATTGAAGACCAAAGCAGAGATCGCCACCGAAACCGCGACAGTGACCGGCAATGACTCACTCAAAAGCCCCGTTACGGGTATATGAGCCGGAGGCGCAACGCGGTATTTCACACGACAGATCGCGTTGCTATTGCAACAGCTTGCTCGCCAGCACTTTAGAGGGCTCGCCTATGACGCTTTCGCTGAGTTGGATGAATATTTTGGTGCTGACCGTATTGAGGCGCATCAAGGCACGGCACACATCATCCAAAGATTTTTCATTGTGGGTCTGTTGACGGATTTCTTCGTCTAATTCACGCAATAACAGCACAGCCCGGGCTGCGGTGGCCGTATCTATCCGGTCGCCGCGCAAGGTCGTGACATTGGCACTTGCTTTAGCCAGGCCCAGTTGGACATTCTGGTAACGCTCATCGCTCATGCCTCCGGCACGTCGCATCACTTCAATGGCGTAATACTCGGCGATGCCCTCGCTAATCCATTCGCTGTGGTGACTGCTGCTAAGCCGATTAAACACATGAACCAATTCTCGCAGCAGCGGGCTGGCGCCAGTTTCGCTGACCACAGGCCGATTGCTATTGAGGTAGATCGAATCGTTAGCCGAAACCGCACCATGTGCCATCTGATCGGCGGCGGCCACTACCAACAATTTCTGCGGATTGCGGGCGAATACTGCCTGCATTTGGGGCCAGACAAAAGTCAACAGTGTCAGCACGTCCATGCGGTGCAGGCCCTGCCCCTGTGGCGCCGTTACGGTCACCTCAGTATCACCAAGGCGCGTGCGACGGCTGCCCAGGGTACCCGCTAACATCCAGCCGGTCGGGCGATCAAACAGCCGTGAAACATTGTCGATGCGAAATCTATTTTTGCCGATGCGTGGCCATGGTGTTTCGACGCTCTTCCAGCCCACCGGCAATTCAAACTCCAGGCGTGAGACCAACTCGACGCCGTCCTGCTGATCCAGTCGCGCGCGGGGTACCAGGTCTTCGCCGCGCATTAATGCCCATTTAGCAGTCATGCGCGTATCATAGTTGATCGCCTTGGATTGAGACGTTAAGGCCGAACCATGCGCATGGCTGATACGCACCCGATAGGTCAGGCTGGCCTTACCGCTCGCGGGATGCCAGATACCCCGACCACTCTGAGCTTGCCACTCGCCGTCCGCCTTGAAATCACTGTAAACGCCCTGATTTCCTAAATCGAAGTCGAAGCTGCGCACCGCAGAACCTTGCCCGAGTGTCAGACTCACTTGCGCCTGATCACTGCCGGGCAGCAATTTAACGTGATAGTCCAAATCGACTTTTTTCGCGGCCCATACGGGGCCGGCAACCAGCATCAACATCAGTGATAACGGTAGCGAAAGACGCACAGATTTACTGCTCCTCGTAAAGTCAGGCTTTGTCAACCTGCGCGAAATATCAGGTGCTCTTCCCAGTCGTCTTCAGACACGCTGTTTTCGCTGAGCATGCGTCCGGATTGAGAAATGCGCTCCCTGTGCACGGCGTCACGATCGCCGCACACCAAGTGGTGCCAAAGCGGTAGGTCTTTGCCTTCACTGACCAAACGGTAGCCGCAGGTGGGCGGCAGCCATTTGAATTCGTCGGCTTGCCCAGGTGTTAGCTGAATGCAATCGGGCACCGTCGCTCTACGGTTGCTGTAATCAGTGCATTGACAGGTTTTAAGGTCCAGTAACTTGCAAGCGATGCGCGTGTAGTAAACGCTGTTATCGTCTTCATCCTCAAGTTTTTGCAGACAGCACAGGCCACAGCCATCACACAGGGACTCCCACTCGTCCTGATCGAGTTGTTCGAGGGTTTTGCGTTTCCAGAAGGGTTCGACTTTAGCGGCCATGGGTTGGGCAATCAGCATTAAAGAGTGAAAAGGCCGCCAGTCTAGTGGCACGCGAGACGTGGGCCAAGCGCTTGCGACTGTCGGTAAGGGCGGACTTGTTATATCGGCAACCGCAACGTAACTTTATGAGCCAATTCGACGCTGCCTTCCGGCCTAGGCCCCTCTCACTGCACCGGGCGCCACCGAAGAAGGCCCAGCGTTGTGGCATACCTTCGACACCGGTTCGGCGTGGGGATACCTGGCGTTGCAGGCCAGCCTAAACGGTTGGCAAGCTCGGCGACAAATCGACCTTGGCTGAGTACCTCCAGGCTCGGAAAGCCCAAGCCCTCGCCGGTTGGTGTCAGAACTGGCAGCGAAAGGCAATTTCAGCCTGTAATGAGAATCGGGATCTGCCTTGAGCTCGCCAGAGCAGATCCCGACGACGGAGACAATCGTTCAATAACCGCGAGAAAAATCCACTTCGCCGCGCAAAGTCTCTCCCGCTTCAAACGCTTTCACGTTTTCGAGAAACAACCGCACCATTGCTGCCGGGGAG
The nucleotide sequence above comes from Pseudomonas sp. AB6. Encoded proteins:
- a CDS encoding MnmC family methyltransferase, which codes for MKRFVLLDTTPIPDNGGALCLFEYGEDFVIKIQGGDGGQLMNTRMHGSEDALAEIPCKKVTHRVLPRVLIGGLGMGFTLASALKHLGKNSEVVVAELVPGVVEWNRGALGEKAGNPLLDPRAKIVIEDVAQVLKREPNGFDAIMLDVDNGPEGLTQKANSWLYSSGGLSACAHALRPKGILAVWSASADAKFSDKLRKAGFKAEEVQVFAHGNKGTRHTIWIAEKLKG
- a CDS encoding cytochrome c translates to MNVVNYAFAFVAAGLAFSANAADSALISKGEYLTRAADCVACHVVPGGKPFAGGLGFKLPFGTLYSPNITPDKETGIGNWTDDEFVSALQQGVGKDGEHYYPAFPYTSYTLMPREDILAIKAYLFSLAPVHQPTQENDLSFPFNQRWGMFFWNMVFNANERFTPDAKQSAEWNRGAYLVQGPGHCGECHSPRNLFQAVSSSHSLAGNLLGNWQAYNISSDVKRGIGAWPNEALISYMAQGYAPGYGGAGGPMADVVEHSLQYLSPADLKAIAVYLKSTTARAEGVARPAIAIKAASMDSSHGLGQKIFSDACSACHRLDGTGNQTPVATLSGLKTVNDPAGTNLVATLLSGHNPTKSSVDQKMPDFARAYSDVELAAVSTYVLRRFGQNDAQIKPADVAKSRESALH
- a CDS encoding xanthine dehydrogenase family protein molybdopterin-binding subunit; amino-acid sequence: MSKVNRPASTVSRRGLLKGGALSLGGLVISTWLPPLMARSAAAQATDAARLGDNAGKGYGAFVRVGHDGRVTVISPKIEMGQGIHTGISMMVAEELEVGLDKIDLEEAPPDAALYTDTVLQFQATGGSSSTRYTWEPLRRAGASARILLVQAAAMRWNVAPSLCRAENGRVMGPNGQAADYGDLVDAASALPLPQSVPLKAVSDFKLLGTPARRVDTPDKVNGKALFTIDLQRPDMSIASTLTCPVFGGTLRNVDDSAARKVPGVRDVIRLSNAVAVTGSNFWACQQGLKALVIDWDLGENATFDSARLDKALLDASAKDGVVAKRTGDIESTLKSAPHHFEAVYEQPFLSHSPLEPMTCVAHVRADACELWVGCQAPGFAQAGAAKISGMPLEKVIIHNQLIGGAFGRRLESDFIFQAVDIARQLSYPIKLIWSREEDMTHDRYRPHYVDRINAALGSDMRPIGWEHRIAGASVIAAYLGKLPASGVDADAVEVAIDPLYELAHLQVRYIQEEPKTIPVSWWRGVGPLRSTYAVECFIDELAHNAKADPIEYRMGLMQGQPRAQAVLKQVAELADWKTPLPAGQGRGVAVSAVFGSFIATVVELEMQGEHGFRIKRLTSVIDCGFVTNPTSVLAQVEGGTLFGLSAALFNEILIEKGQVVQNNFNQYRQIRISDAPPVQVRLIKSLESPGGVGETGAVPAAPALMNALYAASQVRVRRLPLSRAGYFTV
- a CDS encoding (2Fe-2S)-binding protein, whose protein sequence is MQTLTINGVPHEVDVPAQMPLLWVLRDVLGMTGTKYGCGIAQCGVCTVHLDGRAVRSCVLPVSAAVGHAVTTIEAVELIPVGQQVQKAWLEHEVVQCGYCQSGQIMSAVALLQANPHADDEQIVTAMAGNLCRCATYTRILAAVKSVSQA
- a CDS encoding YajD family HNH nuclease, which produces MSTANPPSHTAKLDRILADAQRDREMGYRDKALKMYPHVCGRCAREFAGKRLSELTVHHRDHNHDHNPQDGSNWELLCLYCHDNEHSRYTDQQYFSEGSTSSPKIAKAMHNPFAALAGLMKKDE
- a CDS encoding RNA methyltransferase yields the protein MANQRYSCIGLYNPKSPENVGSVMRAAGCYGVASVFYTGTRYERARDFITDTKKVHQDIPLIGIDDLKKILPLGCVPVAVELVEGARSLPEYTHPDRAIYIFGPEDGSLDKSIRDWCEDVIYVPTNGCMNLAATVNVVLYDRMAKGNNTRSGPKFGTRLATSDGACD
- a CDS encoding DUF2892 domain-containing protein produces the protein MSDILVVEPIDSTPFQTHPQQNVHGLERAGSLAGGMLMVGKGLRRGGFFGLIELAIGGAVLARGITGYCGAKNLVEKNRDEMNKVRARIERVGAELGQLKTKAEIATETATVTGNDSLKSPVTGI
- a CDS encoding YcgN family cysteine cluster protein; its protein translation is MAAKVEPFWKRKTLEQLDQDEWESLCDGCGLCCLQKLEDEDDNSVYYTRIACKLLDLKTCQCTDYSNRRATVPDCIQLTPGQADEFKWLPPTCGYRLVSEGKDLPLWHHLVCGDRDAVHRERISQSGRMLSENSVSEDDWEEHLIFRAG